Part of the Lagenorhynchus albirostris chromosome 19, mLagAlb1.1, whole genome shotgun sequence genome, CCCAAGCCCTCCCTCCAGGCCCGGCCCGGCTCCCTTGTGCCCCTGGGGAAGCCGGTGACCATCAGCTGTCAGGGCCCTCCAGGCGCTGACTTGTACCGCCTGGAGGAACTGATATCCCGGAAGTATTTGGACCAGGCGGAGCTCTCCATCTCGGCCATGGAACAACGCTTCGTCGGACGTTACCGCTGCTCCTATCAGAGCGGGAACAGCTGGTCTCCCCCCAGCAACCAGCTGGAGCTGGTTGCTACTGGTAACTGGGCGTGGGGTGCGGCTGGATTTGTAGCCGCAGGGCTGCTGTGGTCCTCAGTTCTGGGCTCAGACAGTGGGGGTTATGGTGACCGTAAATCCGAAGTCCCAATCCAGAGTCCCAGAGGGGTTGGGCTTAGGGTGGGGCAAGCGAGGCATTGGCTTTAAGTGCTAAATTTAGGTGccaaaaaactcagtaatcaacATAAGTAATACGTTAAtgcaatatcttaaaaaaaaacccaaaacccaaatCAATGCAAAAACATCCACGATGTACACAATACCGCAATTTTAAGTAAAGACAAATTCCAGGAATGCCGTTCCAAGCCACATCCAAACCTGACACAAGAGGAAAAATGCGTACCCCTCCAGCCACATTTAtgcattgaaaaaataaatttgtttctttattggctgcactgtgcggcaTGCGGGAGCTTCGTTTCCTGACTAGGGAGCcagcccatgccccctgcagtggaagcacggagtcctaaccaccggaccgccagggaagtcccacgtttatgcctttttattttttgatggaatAAAATGTTCTCAGCATATCCTTTTCTAgctaatgcatttttaaatgattattttctgaAGTGGCTTCAAAAAATATTGAGTTTGCTTCCATCAAAGCCAGGagagtaaaatgaaaatgaattctgtttattttttgtataaataaaatatttaaacttaaaataatgtGAGTTTTAGCAATCTACTTTTaaacttttcagtcttttttcagcTATGTTCATAACGTGGAAAAAATGAACCGTAAAAAGCCATAAAAACGTTTTGAGCCTTTTGCCTCCAATTATCAGGCAGCTTTCACTGTTGTGAGTACTGTGTACCAGGCTGGATTGGGAGGCTctgtgatgataataataacaagtTATATAGTAGGGTAGGTTCATGTTTCAGACTTCAACATGGCTCCCCTGGGCACAGGTGGATTCTGTCTTTGTTTAAAATCTTCATATTTTGTTTCCTGTAAATGTGtttgcattcatttttattttaaaatttgcattaaaataatatttatcttgattactgaaggttttttttttttttttcatccgaAGAGAGTGCCTAGCTTGCCTCACCCTAACTCCCGACTACTTGAGGTACAGTGGTCCACCAGTGTGCCTTGGGGGCTGACTCAAatactatctttttttaattttattttttatttttaaaagaaggtagcttatttatttgtttatttattggccTCACcacgcagcatgggggatctgagctcccccaccagggatcaaacctgcgcccttgcactggaagtgcagagtcttaaccactgcaccgctagggaagtcccccatcaAATACTATCTTCTCATTATTTCCCTCACCACCCTACTTAAAATTCCATCTCGATTTAAAATGGCACACTCATCGTTATCTGGTATGCCACGCATttacttatccatttttttcttaacttatttttatttatttatttttggcggtgttgggtctatcgttgctgcgcatgggctctcgagttgccgcgagcaggggctactcttcattgtggtgcctgggcttctcggTGCactgggttctcttgttgcggagcctgggctctaggcgtgcgggcttcagtagttgtggcacgtgggctcagtagctgtggctcgtgggctctagagcacaggctcagtagttgtggtgcacaggcttagttgctctgtggcatgtgggatcttcccggaccagggctggaacccgtgtctcttgcattggcaggcagattcttaaccactgcgccaccggggaagccctactCATCTATTAGCTGTTGGCTATTCTTTCTTCCTGACGGGATTTTTATTTCTAGAGACTAATACATAATAGTTGCTCAGAGGAAaaaattgttgaatgaaagaatgagccATAATTATCAGGCAACTTTGGCTGTTGTGAGTATGGCTTTCTAGGCATGGCTTGTGACGCTCCacggtgataataataatatcaacttACATAGTAGGATAGGTTCGCCTTTAGGAGCAGACAGCCTGGAGCAAACCTCCGTGATTGCAAATTTCAGCTCGCCACTTATACTATCTTGTGACCTCGGACAAGTGATTCAGCATTGTGGACTTTAGTTTCATGTATAAAGTGGGGATATTTATAGGAATGAATGCATAGGTCTTTGTGAGGGTTCAGTGAATTGATAAATGGCATGGTCTCGGAACAGCACCTGGAATCTGGCATTCTAATACGTTTACAATATAACTATTGTATACTGTAATACAAACTTACGGTATAATATCAGGTTAAGCTAGTTTGTTACTACCATTATATTTTGGGTGCTTGCTATGCACTCCGTATTCTGTTAAATGCTTAACACATATTGTTTCATCCAATCATTCCCGTTTTATAGTAGAGAACACGGGGGCACAGATATAGGGGGAGATTCGTCCAGCCCCTAAGCTGCAAAACCAGGATTTGAGCCTGGGTACCGTCATGTCACTCCTGTCATGCTCCCTTAACCACTTTGTGAGCTGGTGGTGGGAAGAGTAGCTTCTCTAGGCTGGATACAGCTGGAAAGTTCCTTAGCCTGTAGAGAGGTGGGGGAACCTTCCCATCCCCACAGCTGAGACACTGGCcaccatctttatttatttatttattttcagttttaatacttttttaacggaagtatagttggtttacaatggtgtgttaatttctgctgtacagcaaagtgatttggttatatatatatatatattctattttttaaaatattcttttccattatggtttatcataggatattgaatacagttccctgtgctatacagtaggaccttgttgtttatccattctgtatataaaagcttacatctgctcaccccaacctcctactccatccctccccagccccttcccccttggcaaccaccagtctgttctctatgtctgtgagtctgtttttgtttcatagatatgttcatttgtgtcatattttagattccacatataagtgatatcatatggtatttgtctttctctttctgacttacttcacctagtatgataatctctagttacatccaggttgctgcaaatggcattatttcatccctttttatggctgagtagtactccattgtataaatgtaccacatcttctttatccattcatctgttgatggacatttaggttgtttccatgctttggctattgtgagtaatgctgctatgaacataggggtgcatgtatctatttgaattagagttttgtccggCTATATGCCCAGgcgtgggattgatggatcatatagtaattctatttttagttttctaaggaacctccatactgttttccacaggggcCACCATCTTTAATACCAGAGTTTTCTTCTCTCCCAGGAGTTTTCACCAAGCCCTCgctctcagcccagcccagcacgGCAGTGGCCCCAGGAGCGGACGTAACTCTACGGTGTCACAGCCAGTATGGTTTTGACCAATTTGCTCTGTACAAGGAGGGGGATACTGGGCCCTACAAGACACCTGAAAGGTGGTACCAGGCTGATTTTCCCATCACCACGGTGACTGCTGCCCACAGTGGGACCTACCAGTGCTACAGCTTTTCCAGCACATCTCCATACCTGTGGTCGGCCCCCAGCGACCCCCTGGAGCTCGTGGTCACAGGTTAGGGGTGCAGACCAAACCTTTTCCCCCAGCCTTCACAGGACCTGGTGGAAGCTCCAAGGGGAGGGAGCAATAGGCATGAAGACAgtgggagggcaggagaagacagaGGCTTTGGAGGGTGTATGAGTGTCTgagtgctgctgtaacaaatcaccatgAATTCACTGGTTTAAAATATCACAAGTTTATTACCTtacggttctggaggtcagaggtcaaAAAGGGATCCTgcggggggggaaaaaaaaaggggtcCTGCGGGGATAAAACAAAGGTGTCAGCCAgccttctttctggaggctcaAGGGGAGGTTTCTGCTGCCTCTTCCGGCTTCTAGAGGTGCCAAATCTCTTGGCTTCCATGGTCCATTGCTCCATCATCAAAGTCAGCATCATAGCATCTTCTAATCTATCTCtgactcttcctccttcctgcctctctcttatgcttttaaggacccttgtgattggCCCCACCCAGGTAGTCCAGGGTAATCTCCCCAGCccaagattctttttaaaaaattttttattgaagtgtagttgatttacaatgttgtgttagtttcaggtgcatggcaaagtgaatcagttatacatatacatatatgcagtcttttcatttattttattattttttttaaattttgtttcttcctttttcctttttttttttggctgcaccgcgtggcatgcgggagctttagttccccgaccagggatcaaacctgtgccccctgcagtggatgcacggacccctggaccaccagggaattccctactttattttattaattaattaatttatttttaggctGGGCcatgcagcgtgtgggatcttagttctccgagcagggatcgaatctgcgccccctgcattgggagtgtggagtcttaaccactggaccaccagggaggtcccttatttttatttaaaatttttttaatatattttatattggagtatagttgattaacaatgttgtgttagtttcaggtgtatgacaaagagattcaggtatacatatacgtatatccactctttttaagattcttttcccatacattacagagtattgagcagagttccctgtgctatacagtaggtccttattagttgtctGTTATCTACATAGTAGGGTGTAGGcatcgatcccaatctcccaatttgtccctcccccgctttcccccggtaaccataagtttgtgttctatgtctgtgactctatttctgttttgtaaataagttcatttgtaccctttttttaagattccacatatgagcgatatcttgtgatgtttgtctttctctgtcctgcttacttcgctcagtatgacaatctctagatccatccatgttgctgcgaatcAGCCCAAGATTCtgaatcatatctgcaaagtcccttttgccatggaaGGTACCATAGTCAccggttctggggattaggatacTGTCATATTTGGGAGGACATTATTCTGGGTATACacactaagaaaaataaattttatttatttatctatttatttatttatttttgcggtacgcgggcctctcactgttgtggcctctcccgttgcggagcacaggctccggacgcgcaggctcagcggccatggctcacgggcccagccgctccgtggcatgtgggatcttcccggaccgggacacgaacccgcgtcccctgcatcggcaggcggactcctaaccactgcgccaccagggaagccctaaattttatttttaaaaattttttggtcatgctgtgcagcttgtgggatcttagttccccaaccagggattgaacccatgccctcagcagtgaaagcacggagtcctaacctctggaccaccagggaattcccaagaaaaaaatgttcattgcagctatatttacaatagccaggagatggaaacaacttaagtgtccatcatcagatgaatggataaagaaaatgtggcacatatatacaatggaatattactcagccataaaaagaaacgaaattgagctatttgtaatgaggtggatggacctagaatctgtcatacagagtgaagtaagtcagaaagagaaagacaaataccgtatgctaacacatatatatggaatttaagggaaaaaaatgtcatgaagaacctaggggtaagacaggaataaagacacagacctactggagaatggacttgaggatatgggagggggaagggtaagctgtgacaaagtgagagagtggcatggacatatatacactaccaaacgtaaaatagatcgctagtgggaagcagccgcatagcacagggaggtcagctcggtgctttgtgaccacctagaggggatagggagggtgggagggagggagacgcaagagggaagaggtatgggaacatatgtatatgtataactgattcactttgttataaagcagaaactaacacaccattgtaaagcaattatactccaataaagatgtaaaaaaaaagaacttttaataCTATGAATAATGCCTTGTGACTTGtctaggtgaaaaaaaaaaaaacccacaagcaaGCAGcaagggtggtgggaggggaaagCGGGGCTGTGTTTTATTCCGTAggcagttcccttttctccccacatgGGATGCCTGTCTTCCCCAGATGTATCCCATAGTTTCTGTCTCCTCATCTGCTTCCCAGGAGGCAAGAGCCCGGTTTGTTCCCAGGGAAGGCAGATAAGTAAGACGGCAGGTCACAGAGAtccagaagaaaggaaagcaCGGAGCTTCGAAAAGCAGGGAAGGCAGCTGCAGGGAGTGTCATTAATCAGCCCCAGAATGTGCTAGGTGTGCCTTTCAAATGCTATTTAACACCCACAACAGTCCAATGATGGAAgcgtctttatttttattttccaggtgaggaaactgggttTGCTCAGGCTCCATACCTAACAGAGCAcagaattctctctcttttctttttctgatttctcaGGGACCTCTTTTACCCCCAGCTGGTTGCCTACAGAACCACCTTCCTCTGTGACAGGTAAGTTCTGGAGGATTCACCCTGGTTTCCGTGGTATAAGGCACATGGacccccttttctttctcctctttgtctagatttctcagtttatttcctttgcctctttcccagatttgctttattttaaaaattcctgattTCTGCTTGTAAAGAAGGTATAATAAATGTATAGATATGACTGTCCTGTGCCACATCTCCACCTCTCTCCAGCCTTTCGGGGATGGTTTATGATGTCTAACCTGTAGAAGAATAAGCAGGGTGACTTGTAAAATTGTAGATTCCTGGGCTCCAGTTCTGAGTCTCTGATTCCAttgatcagtggttctcaaactgtagtGGGCTTGAGAATCACCTAGAGAGCTTATACAGGACAGATTCCTAGACCcgtagagtttctgattcagagggtctggggtggggtccaaTAATTTTCAAGTTCCCAGGGgttgct contains:
- the GP6 gene encoding LOW QUALITY PROTEIN: platelet glycoprotein VI (The sequence of the model RefSeq protein was modified relative to this genomic sequence to represent the inferred CDS: inserted 1 base in 1 codon), translated to MITAPAQTWTSRKKINMMSQWISCLRRTDKWTCIPHPGLPSRAIQLRTGRGTMSPTMAAFFCLGLCLGQVIQAQKGLLPKPSLQARPGSLVPLGKPVTISCQGPPGADLYRLEELISRKYLDQAELSISAMEQRFVGRYRCSYQSGNSWSPPSNQLELVATGVFTKPSLSAQPSTAVAPGADVTLRCHSQYGFDQFALYKEGDTGPYKTPERWYQADFPITTVTAAHSGTYQCYSFSSTSPYLWSAPSDPLELVVTGTSFTPSWLPTEPPSSVTEFSEASKKLNHSLVNEVATTETSRNITILPKESDPPTGLAFQYYTRSNLVRICLGAVVLILLVGLLAEDWHSRKKPLXHRPLPPLPQTQKSHSCQDGGRPDDHN